The Camelina sativa cultivar DH55 chromosome 16, Cs, whole genome shotgun sequence sequence CTCTCCTGAGTCTTTCCTCTGTCGCCACGAACACTGTCGGAAGCAGCTCCGTCATGTCTTTGTAAGCTTTTGTCTGTTTCGCCAACTCAAACTGAGATTTGAAATCAAGATCAACTATCACACGTCTCAGCTGGCTTATGTCATCCCCGTCGCCATCACCTTTCACCATGACGTCAATGTACTCATACTTCCTCGTGCACCTAAACACTCTACACCCTGTAAAACATTTTCACAACCAATAAATTACTTATTTCCACAAAACCCACAAATTTAAATTCTTGACTTTCaacttatataaatattggtaacatagatattttctaaagtctcaaacatatatatagtttcttaatgagttgtaatttattgtttacCTTCAAGATGATCAAAAGAAGAGTCCCATGAGGTTTTGGAGAATGAAGCATCGTAGCCGTCAGATCTGAGTTTAGAGACAATCTTTTTCATCACATCTCTCTTCTCATCGTCTCCTTCGTATGATAATCTTTTTCTCTCCATAAACGACTCTATCTTCTCTTCAagattcttctcctcttctcttttttctccaaTAATCTCctgttaatatttttaaaatttttgaatcattaatttttcatcaataagaaaaagaagtgaaaatgcATTTGGGTGAAAAGAGATACAACCTGAAGACTGATAAGAGCTGTTGAAGACTTGTCCGTATGATAGGAGGCTGTGACCTGAGATGACTCGATATAATCTAGCACAAGCTTCTCTAAATCTTCTTCTCCCAAACTTCCCATCTCAAAATATTCTCTCACGTGTCTCTTCCTATTCTTCctattcttcttgttttttttttttttttgagagcaAGAAATGACGTACCGATAAGTCTCTCTTGTGTGTATTTATAAGTGTAATGAGGTGTGTCGCTATCTTATCCATTCTTAATTGCATTATTAAATGAATTGTTTAATATTCGTtctcttataaaatatttgttgtttaatactttatatttatttaacgTCTGCTGAGTCAAgacttttttttccccttttcctcGAAATAGTGAAATATAAGTCGAAATTTTGCATACGTGACGGTAGAAAAGTCGTTTCATGTCATTTTCCACTTGTTGTATATACCACATATTTAATGATTGATATACGTGGAAACTTTATAGATAAAACTTCTATCTGAAGATAATTTTGGTAAGTCTTGTTTCATAACGTCGAAACTGATATTTCATCTAGATGAAGTTAACATGAACGTAAACAGATTagtatcattatttatttatttatttttatttttttgactgcccatatcattatttatttttgtttaaaaagatgaaaaggTGAATTTTGAAAGGTCAATGATGACAAAAAGTTACAAATTTGATTGGTTTGGTGACATTCTTCTTAGGCgcttagctatagttttagtctTTTAGCTAGAAAATGGTATTGGTACCGTAACACTTAACATTGTCAAAGTATTATCTTTTGGTTATCATGATGCCAATAGAAAAGCCAAATACCAAAGCCTCACGAGATTAATATTGTATATCTTCATTACTCTATCTGTCTATTCAAAGCAGATATATAATACACACGTCAATGACGTAATAGCATATAACATAATGGTGATTCAAATGGGTTTACTATCAATCAAACTCGTTGTTACATATTTGGAAGCAAGATTATCTCGTAATCAATTTTGTCCATTGATGGCTAATCCATATTAGTATAACCTTTTAATAGATTTGTCTCACGCATGTGTACCGATCAAGATGATAATTTAATGTTGTCATGACAATGGAATCTCtgagaatattataatatccgACTGACGGTAGCTGATAAATAATTCAATGATTTAGAAATTCTTGATTTAGATGCTATTTAGTCACttggaatttaaaattttcatatgggataaaacaaatttttattttattttggggtAATGTATAGTATAATAAAAGTTTACTAACAAtagagaatcaaagaagaagaaacaaggagaGAGACAACAGATGGCAGTATATATCTGTATTGGCTTAATGACACAGGTTACTAGCAACGACTTGGTTTGATAAACGGACGACGCCCATTAAGTTGTATATAGACTTTAGTCCCAAATTATTGGGAACgcaaagaaacaagagagaaattataaatacaaagtagaggaagaagagatgtttAGGCATAAAATTTGGTGAGAACTTCGGAGAATCCCTTCCTAAATACATTTCTTTTATGCTTTAGACTTTAGTGCTGCTGTCACTAAGCGTGCAGACTCTATGGAGATGCAAAAAATTAAAGAGGCAGTTTCGGTATGAGAAGACTTTACTCTGCACAAGGAGACAGTATCCTTTCTTTGGTTGTTATTATCCTATGACTCTTGTAATAGAGACAACTCTCTTACCCTAATCATCTACCTTTGAACGTTCAAGCAAGTGTATAAAACGATTAGTGGAAGaagcaaaatattattttaacacGTACGTTGACGAAACCAATAATATCATGTGAAGAGATTAcctttcttttttacaaaaactcaaaaaggatCAAGGAAGTGGAGCACCAACGGTCAATGGACTTTCTTCATTCCTCGATGGGTCGGTCGTCTAATGTTCAAAATCACTTTCAGTTTGGGCCTAATTAAGTTAATGGCCCAATGAGAAAACCCACACAAACATTAGTTCCTCTCGTTGACTCCTTTTTCAAACGAAAGTTTCATAAACAATCTGAAGAGTTAAATAATCCATccaaaaactaaatcaaattgGTGATGTTGAATTTTGACGATGCAAGAGTACTGACACGTGATGATACCATGTTTGGTTTGAATATAACAAAGGTCTAAAGAAAAATTCAGATTTATTGTTATTCAAATTCTATaacattatatcaaatattttcaaaacattaatttaatttaaaaatcattgtaagaacattgTGTTTGACTACAACAGTTTAAGTtaataaatgaacaaaaatataaaaatattggcaaaatatgagcaaaacataagcaaaacataaacaaaaaaaatagggaaattACGTCGGTTTGGGTCTATAAAAGAAAAGTAgggtttaaaattataatttttaaaatgatatgtcggtttgagtttataaaataatagttagtatttagattttataattaaacaaaattatatgttggtttgagtttaccAAAGAGTGgttaggttttagattttacaattaaacgaaattataagtcagtttgggtttacaaaagagtagttagggtttagattatacaattaaacaaaattatatgtcggtttgggtttataaaagagactttaggttttacaattaaacaaaattatatgtcggtttgggtttataaaagagtggctagagtttagattttacaattaaacaaagttatatgtcggtttgagtttataaaaaatggttaaGATTTAGATGTGatctacagaatttgtttcgttaattaaaatttgtttgcttAATTTAAAAAGGATAAATAAGAGAGGTTAACAAAGAAGTCTATGATCAAACCTCGACGAAGCAGTCGTGGAATTGAAGATGAAGCAAAACGGCGCCGTTTCTGGCGTCATCTTTCATCGCCTTATGGACTACGGTCCGAACCACAATCTCCACCATTGGGCATGTAGCCCCGTAGTAAATATTAATTTGCGTGAGAGTGATATTTGAACAACTGTTGTTCTTGTTATGTATATCTATCGGACTaactttttctttggttattaAAAACTTAAGAGGAAAACAAGAGCTTAATAAGTAGCAGAACCAATTACTACATCTCAACAACTTTAGTGCTACACTTACctatatacaaataaaaccaaaatttctttGACGGTGAGATTGTAGATGCTGACTCAGATTAGGAGTTGCATtaactttacatttttttcattttgtttattgAACTATTAGATattacttttgagttttgatgattatgagatttgaagaaaaaaaaaaaaaaaaacatgtcagTTATATTGATAATGATGGGCCTAATATGTTGAGAAAGTAAAGCCCATTTTTTATCAAGTATTGAACTTAAAAAATCGCTAGGCCAATAAGAGTTCACAAATTTAATCTCCATTAAATGTTGAATGAAAACCCATATATAGTTATTTGCaggttatttatataaaaaaaaatatatatagtgtttcatCCTAACAaagtatatgattaatttatccAAACAGAAAGACATGCTTAATGTAAATGTTTGATTGGTTAACGACTTTTATTGTAGGTTTAAACTCTTTCAGAACTTAATTTGTGGGTAGAAAATATGAAACTGATTTGAAAGTAGTAAAATGTggctatttatttttgttaaaaactaaaTCACACTAGCGTAATATGTAATTGCTGAAATGAATGAAAGAATTACATTGTTTTAGAATGTGTTGTTTAAGTAATAATATGAAAAGATGTTAAGTAATTTCTCTGGCTACTAACTTCTATCGATTACACttgaaatatttggtttttttaaaaaaaatatttagtaatttctcttctttatattaggattttatattatgttgttCGAACATAAAGGGGAACATTTATCAAAAACATGGATTTTTCAAAATGTCGTTGAAGCATAGCTATAGGCAGGAACCTTAGCAAGCTTCTGGTCTTTCATCATATTCCTAACTCTCTCAACATCTTTCCACATCCCTCTGAGTGCATACACATTAGCCAAGACAACATACACACCATCGTTCCAAGGCTCGAGCTCGACCATGTGTTGAGCCACCCACTCAGCCATCTCAACGTCTCCAAACTTCTCACACACACCCATCAAACAACCCCAAACCATCACGTTAGGCTTCATTGGCATCCCTTCCACGACTTTCTTGGCATCCTCAAGCTGCCCATCCCTGCTCAACAGATCAACTATGCATCCGTAGTGCGATAAGCCCGGTTCTAGTTCGAATTCTGACTTCATCATTGCGAAATACGCTTTTCCTTCCTCGACAAGACCTCCATGGACGCAAGCACTGAGAACTCCCACGAACGTGACCTTGTTTGGTTTAACACCAATATCTCTCATCTGACGGAAGCATTCCAAGGCCTCTAATGTATTCCCGTTAGCTGCGTAACTCATGATCATGGAACTCCAGGAAACAACGTTTCTCTGTGGCATTTTCCCGAACACTAGACTAGCTAAATCCATACGCCCGCATTTTCCATACATATCAATGAGAGAATTCATCATCATGATATCTGATTTGTCTTGGGTTTTAGCTTGTAGAACGCATTTATGCAACTGACAAGCTAAGCTCAAGTTACCTAATCCTCCACAAGCTGAAGTCACACTCACCATAGTGGTATCATCCGGCTCAAATCCACTCCTTTTCATCTCCGTAAACATTTCCACAGCCTCATCAGCTCGCCCAGCGTGATTCAACCCTCCGATAACAGCGTTCCAAGACCCCAGCTTCCTCTCAGGattttcatcgaacaccttacGTGCATTCTCAAATTCCCCTGCTTTGAAATACAACGTTATAAACCCACTCTCGCAGAACTCGTCTCCGACGAACCCTAACCTCACGGCGACGGAATGAAGCTGCTTTCCCATCGTAAAGTCATGAATCTGAACGGCGGCTTTGATTACAACCGGAAGAGTGTATCGATCGGGCAAAATATTTGATCTCACCATGCCGAGGTACACTTGAACTGCATCGAGAGGAGAATCATGTCGTATGTAGGATCGCATGATGTTGTTCCATAAGAAAGGGATCGGGTATTGATCGAGGATGCGTGAGCGGAAGATATCACCATGGATCCGACGGACACGAGCGAGACTAGTGCAGTTTGTTAACAGAGTAGCCAAGATATTGTTTCGATCTTGAGGCCAAAGAGACGTAAGCGTGGAAGCTGAGACAGAGGCGATATGATTCAGACGGTGGAAGATTGTCAAGTGATTTGTTCTCGTCTTAGTTGTAACATGAAGCTTGGAGATCAGAGTGAgaccagagaagaagaacatgtgtgtcttcttgttttttgtcCTGATccaaattataacaaaaactcTTCTGAAAAACTTTTGAGCTAGGATGCTATGTTATGTAACACAGATTTATTACATTAATCAAAAAGTAGTAGTAATAAAGCTCAAAGATCTGATATATGAAGTTGAAAGATTGTATTCGAGTGGAGTTCAGAGACTCAACACAAGTCGCTACAACATAGATATTGAATCAAAAGCAAACACTGTTTCAACAGATCCAAGATAACAAGTTATATATTGGAATCAAACAAAGGTTTCGTTGTCATGATTTTCAACGGCCACTGCGTTCGAAATTGATCTTGGTTCGACCAGATCCGCCATGGTCATCCCTTGACGAGCTACCACCACCGCCACTTGCTCTCATAGTTCCTCCAGACCCGATTTTGTCCAAAGGTTTCTTACCTTTCTTCAAATCAGAAACCCACCTGTCTAGACCGAaaggatcattttcctcttccttctcaAACTCAACAGGTCGGTCTCTCTTGGTACCAGCCCTCTCGGAAGCCCCTGTGAAAGCTTTGTCAGGTTTAAACCTCTCAGTGTTCTTGATCTTGTCGAGCTGTTCATCTGCGTTTCCATACATTTCTTCATCGTTATCCTTCTTTGGCTTGTACAGCGTTGAAAGAGTGGGTTGTGCAGTAAACAAGCCTTTGTCATATAAATTGTATTGGTCATCAGCAACGAATCCAGAGTCCATTCCTTTGTCCTGGTTAAACAGCCGTTGATCATACATAACTTCACCACCTTTCCCTCCAGTAGATGCCATTCCAAGAGCAACTTTCTCACTGATATCACGGTCTCTATCTCTTGTGATCTTGCTCTTCTTGCCCATGGCAGCATCTTTAGCTTCCAaccttctctccctctctctttccctACGACGCTCTTCTCGGATCTTCTCTCTCTGAATCCGTTCCTCCCTTTCCTCTCTAGTCTCTTTTGGCCCttccctctctctttccctttctctctcCCGGTCATAGTTGTCATAATCACCCCTTGGGTCAACACTTTCACTCCTACCCCTGTCCGATGAAACAGGCATACTCACAGCTGCACCAGTTCTTTCAGAGCGAGCTTTTTGGGCAAGAGCCCTCAATTCCTGCTCTTTCCTTTCCTTCTCCTTCATTGACATCTCTTTTTGCACCTTTGAACGCATTGAAACAGCCTCTCTAGCTTTCTGCTCAGCTACATAGAGCGCCTCTGATAACTTGGCAAAGTTATCATTGATCTGAACGTCCTGTAGGCCTCTTCCATCAGCAGCTAGACGTTTATCAAGAGGGATTGTGTAACCCTTTGGATTCTTCCAATTTGAGATGCAAGGAGGGATTTTCCAGTCTTGTTGGTCCTTGACGGTAACAGGCCTGGGCGGTGAATGCATGACCGGAACAGGCGGAGAACCAGAAGCCTTTGGGACTCTCTTATGCTTGAACTTTGGTGGATCAAGTGGGTCTACAGGCATCTCCACCATCCTAATAATCCTCTCTTTAGCACCGGAATTGAACGCTGCAGATTGCTGGGAAGGCTTATACTTGATGTACTTGGACTCACCCGACTGCCTTGCCACATTACTAGGCTGCGCTGCACTGAGTCTCACATTCACAATCTTCTCAATGGCAGCTTTTGTTTCCTCAGCAGTCTCCTGTATCTCCTTCTGCAAttcctcctcttcatccaaTACAGTATCCAAGTACCCCTCGTCTTTGAGAATCTTTGGAATAATATCCTTATGCTGAGAATAAACAATCTTTTTGGAGTTCTCATTCTGCCTCACAATGGCGTCAAAGACAACGTTACCCTGAGCATCGACAGTAACAGGGAGAGTCTTGGCTCCAGGCTTATTTGATTTATTCCTACCCATACCAAGAGGAAACTGAGCAAGATGAATCTCAGGGAAAGCACCACCATCACCAAAATCCTCAGGATTCTTGGGACGGAAACCTTGACGTTTCAGGTAAACAGGTACCACTTTAAAGATGATGGTTGCGGACTTCTCGGCCTCGTTTTCAACGAAACGGTTTTTGAACCATGGATCATTAGAATGATCATAATGCGTGGTAGTGGTTGATTTGGGGTCAGGTAAAAGGTCTTTAAGAGGCGTCATGGCTAGAAGAAAATATCAACTCTCGCGAATCAGGTCTCCTGcaaacaaagaacaacaacagtaaacaaaacaaaaccattagATGATATAATACCTTTAATCCGTAATTAGAACTACAAGCTTCTCAATGGTATAAGCCACAGATCTCcccgaaattagggtttctagcgATAAAACTCGAGGCAACAAATTAGATCCCGAGTAAATTTCCATCAAATCCAACAAATCGTGGATTAACAATCGTTTAAACTTTTGAGATCgataaaaacctaaaaagaaacAGTAGAAAACGAAACCATAGGAGGAAAGCTGGAAAAAAAAGTGTCTAAGGAGATAAGTCGAAGATGCTTACCCAATCGACGTTGTGCGATGCGGCGGTGAGCTATGAAGAAGAACGAACGGAGGAGGTGAAGCTTGGTTTCTCCAAAATCAGGCGTGTAGCCTTTTTAGGGTttgataagattaaaaaaaaaaaaacaatactgtacagtaaaacctctataatgttgggactaagacattttattaatttgtagtgatattaatttatctataaattaataattattattttatagtgtaaattaataattattaatttatagatatatttttaattgtttattttttaaaaaattatgaattggaataactatagcaaaataagattaaactttcggatgttataaattttatggtttaggaattgaacttgtaatatttagaaagcactatttacaataaattacaaatattatagacaaattgacttatacacatgagacacataaattcaaatctatgaataataatatcaattctcctattttaataatctgtcaaattatcaaattgtaaatgatgcatatctaaaaattaaaactttaaattttaattatttgtatgacatgttataaaatattttagagatattattataggttgaaaatacaacattacaattgttctatagaattgagctttaggagaaacatacactattatatcagtatatatatatatatatatataaatttacataattattaatttatgatattattgggaccatattttataaggagatttcgaaaaaattattatcttattatcttatcgaatattgttaatttttacgcTGGCCCGACTTgagaccagcaaaatttattaatttatagtgtttattaatttatagaggttttagtgTAGTTTTATATACACGGAGTGTCTATCTAAGTCggtcacaaacaaacaaaaaagaaaataataataacgtCGCCTGAGAGATTCGAACTCTCGCGGGGAAACCCCATGTACTTAGCAGGCACACGCCTTAACCACTCGGCCAAAGCGACTTTTTGATATACGTTTGACTAATCTTGTATATATTAATGCTGTCTAGAAATAttgaaatcttttttctttNtttttttttgtaataatatgATTCTAGTAACTTTGTATaaatgtattcaaattttcaagTGTATATTTCTTCATAACATATTTTCGTTAGCATATATAGAGTTAATTAACGTCAGCACATGGGTactgaaggaaaaaaatataggagttcttcaaaatccaaattatgATTCAACGTAAGGAGCtagaatagtttttttttttttttttttttttttttttttttttttttttttttttttttttttNAATAGTTATGAAGCAAGTTATAATAATCTGTTGGTAGTAGCTCAATGTGCTATCCGGCCATCCAAAGAATGAGGGTTAAGAATGTCCCGAGTTTGAGCATCATGACTTGTACTAATTCtaaaacaacagaaacaaaaaaaaaactatatacgGGGCTATCAAATCTTTGACCAAATGCAAGTTTCAGAAGTATATATCAACaaactttcttctcttttgtttttctttttaaataattgattGATGGATTTTGTTTGACATTTAATGAACCAagttatatatgtttctatCAATCAACAACCAATTTGTTTGATGTAgggtaaacaaacaaaaatatatgaactacCTAGTCGATGTAAATAACGTCTATGAGAGAATTAAATGTATGATAGGAAAGATTATTGAACATATCTATTTTAGTGTGAATGTGTGATGATCGGAAGATTTATAGGTTTTGCTTCTTTTGACCTAGTGGCAATGTGGCATATGGTTGTTTGCAGTTTTGGTGGACATCTTAGCGTGCTTTTGTTAGTTGTCTTCAGCTTGGCTTAACGACAACGGTCTTTCACCTCCTTGCATTACACTTTACACAACTCGAAAGTCAGAGTATACTTGAATTTCATATGCATgcaattttcattattttttctgttgAATTGTTTGAGGGTTTTGAAGCTTCCGATTAGAGTAAACGGCTGTTGCGATTTGGTTTTAAAAGACGGATTGTTAAATAAATAAGTGATTTTAGACTTAGTGGTACCTATATAACCCTATAAGAGTTAACGGGTGATATtgccttacttttttttttgataacctTAATTATATTGCGATGCTTACGTAATTAGAGATTTAGAAAGTCCGATATCTGATTTAATGCAATGTTAAGtgacaatataaattatatgttagAGAACAGTATCTATTAATATGAAATGGGatccaaatatataataaactaattaaagagaATCAGATAtatttgagaaagaaagaaaaagaacaaataaagaCCGTGCTCGTGGGTGGTACCTCCGTTGACCGCGGATCCCAATATAATGGCCTTTTCCTACGGAATAGTTTAATGCATTACTAATTAACGTATCAATAAATTTTAGTTCAAAAACAATGTACgatgattttataataaataggTTGATTTAATCACCGTATGAGCCGGTGTTGATTGATGTTTTCGTCGAGAAGGCTCACGCGATAGTTGAtttttaacataaaacaaaaaactttattttgttcaaacacaaacaaacgtCTGTtagaatgaataaataaaaggttttgaaatcgGTCTGCATCGTTGGATTTGCATATGAGTTAGTGCATGTACATGTTAAAGAAAGAGTCAAGTCATTAATGagtaatgcaaaaaaaaaaagtcaaacaagAGTAAATGATAAGAATGATTAACCTGCCAATTGTTTTGCTAAAACGGTGATATTTTTACTTCACTTGgacaatattgttttttttgtttaattttaatcatcCAAATAAATATACTTGTAATTACAATTCAGTGCAATAAAATATACAGAGCGGTGATAATAAATACTAGGTAaacaacccgcactatatgcggtataaaataattattaaatatttttactgtaatttttatttataaaatctattttatttatcgGTAATTGGAATCAAAATttgattgtgtagtatatatatatatatatattttaaaaatatataaattttttataataattaaaatttaaccagtgaacaaagagttcttaaaattcatttaaaagattttataaaaatgtaattaaaatatataattaagttagaaagagaatataagaatttaattttgggtgttaattatatttttgaaaaaaatacaatggtatgtaaatgtaaatattctattattagaaactgatgacaaataaaggaaatagtgTTTGGAACTCTATGAgtacaataaattaatattttgtgtgagaatgtttttcttttaatatataagggatacaCTGCAGTAAAAttcaaactgaaaaagtagGTTATGTCAAGATACAGAGCGGGTGATAATAAATAACCAAGTTGAAAGATTCCACATATGCCAACTAACAAACCATCTGAGATTATATTTGTATTGCACGCTACGTACGTATACCTTGATATAAATAGTTTAGTTTCTCAAATGCTCACCTAAGTATAGTCACTATTGTGTATCTACAGATCAGTACCTAGAAGATCCGATCACGATCGAAACAATAGACATTATATGGTTTAATTGAGTATATTAAACACTGTTGTGAAtccaataattaaaattaaacaagagggattgaaatgtttttttttataaaaagaaaaactaaggaAAAAGGGGGCCAAAATTGGAAGACTCAAAAGGTTCACCCATCGAAATGCCATTTTCGTCGCTGTGGTAATAAAAGCTATAACAGTTATTAAAATACCAAGGCGAACTAGGTGGATACGCCGAGTCAACGTACACAAACTCGTTCCACGACTCGTCGTAACTCGTTTCTAGACTCGGTAACTCCACTATCTCGCTAAGTTCTTCCGCCGTAGACGCAGCTTCTTCGCTCGACGGTGACAACGACGACGACGTAGAA is a genomic window containing:
- the LOC104751613 gene encoding uncharacterized protein LOC104751613 encodes the protein MGSLGEEDLEKLVLDYIESSQVTASYHTDKSSTALISLQEIIGEKREEEKNLEEKIESFMERKRLSYEGDDEKRDVMKKIVSKLRSDGYDASFSKTSWDSSFDHLEGCRVFRCTRKYEYIDVMVKGDGDGDDISQLRRVIVDLDFKSQFELAKQTKAYKDMTELLPTVFVATEERLRRVVSLVCGEMKKSMKKEGMSRPPWRTSRYMQSKWLPENRRRVSSCKKGSWSWSVFDDGGEEARSWTMNGSGSKTKCCFPIF
- the LOC104751615 gene encoding pentatricopeptide repeat-containing protein At1g77170-like, encoding MFFFSGLTLISKLHVTTKTRTNHLTIFHRLNHIASVSASTLTSLWPQDRNNILATLLTNCTSLARVRRIHGDIFRSRILDQYPIPFLWNNIMRSYIRHDSPLDAVQVYLGMVRSNILPDRYTLPVVIKAAVQIHDFTMGKQLHSVAVRLGFVGDEFCESGFITLYFKAGEFENARKVFDENPERKLGSWNAVIGGLNHAGRADEAVEMFTEMKRSGFEPDDTTMVSVTSACGGLGNLSLACQLHKCVLQAKTQDKSDIMMMNSLIDMYGKCGRMDLASLVFGKMPQRNVVSWSSMIMSYAANGNTLEALECFRQMRDIGVKPNKVTFVGVLSACVHGGLVEEGKAYFAMMKSEFELEPGLSHYGCIVDLLSRDGQLEDAKKVVEGMPMKPNVMVWGCLMGVCEKFGDVEMAEWVAQHMVELEPWNDGVYVVLANVYALRGMWKDVERVRNMMKDQKLAKVPAYSYASTTF
- the LOC104751616 gene encoding SNW/SKI-interacting protein, which codes for MTPLKDLLPDPKSTTTTHYDHSNDPWFKNRFVENEAEKSATIIFKVVPVYLKRQGFRPKNPEDFGDGGAFPEIHLAQFPLGMGRNKSNKPGAKTLPVTVDAQGNVVFDAIVRQNENSKKIVYSQHKDIIPKILKDEGYLDTVLDEEEELQKEIQETAEETKAAIEKIVNVRLSAAQPSNVARQSGESKYIKYKPSQQSAAFNSGAKERIIRMVEMPVDPLDPPKFKHKRVPKASGSPPVPVMHSPPRPVTVKDQQDWKIPPCISNWKNPKGYTIPLDKRLAADGRGLQDVQINDNFAKLSEALYVAEQKAREAVSMRSKVQKEMSMKEKERKEQELRALAQKARSERTGAAVSMPVSSDRGRSESVDPRGDYDNYDREREREREREGPKETREEREERIQREKIREERRRERERERRLEAKDAAMGKKSKITRDRDRDISEKVALGMASTGGKGGEVMYDQRLFNQDKGMDSGFVADDQYNLYDKGLFTAQPTLSTLYKPKKDNDEEMYGNADEQLDKIKNTERFKPDKAFTGASERAGTKRDRPVEFEKEEENDPFGLDRWVSDLKKGKKPLDKIGSGGTMRASGGGGSSSRDDHGGSGRTKINFERSGR